The DNA region AAACATAGTGTGTATTTGATATCTGAACCTGGGTCAAGTAATTTTTATCATCTAAACTACCCTCTTTGATTCTTATAAGAACTTAAAAGTATTGTGTTGCTGTTTTTTGTAGGTACTGAACATCTTGATGAACTAGTTTCTACAATCATGCAGAGACTTGATGTTAATGATGGAGAACGCCCTATAATTTTGGTGTGTTTCATTCTACGTCAGTTTCTTCTGCCTTTTGAGAGAGTATAGTATTgtattgtatttatttacatGCTGACTTTTTCCTCCTTTTAGTACGAGGATGATGAAGGTGACAAAATTGTTCTTGCAACCAATAGTGATCTTGTTTCTGCTGTCAGCTATGCTAGGTCTGCAGGAGTGAAGGTGAAGATATTTGCTTCTACTGGCTTTTTCATGACACTCCAATTTGCTCCATACATTCTAATATAAAGCATCTTCGTGTTTCAGGCTTTAAAGTTGCATTTGGATTTTGGCAGTTCAACCAAAGCAACAACTCCAAAATCTTGTACAGACACTAGACAGAAAACTAGTGCTTTGTCTATGCGCTCTAGTATTTTTGCAAGTGCAATTGTTATAACAAGTATTGGCGTGTTGGTCTACTTAAAACGCTCCAAACAGTGATGTGTTGCCAGTttggtgagaaaaaaaaaaaaagaagcaataatCGCTCTGTATGAGTTCAAGAGCACTATTGCCTTTTAAAGGCTCATTACAATTAAGAAAATCTTGGATAATGAAATAGGCGAATTATATGAGGTTCTTCTTAAAATTGAGTCTTTTTGTTTTGAGGTTAATTTTTTCCTCCACGGTCAAGCCAAGGCGATTAGTTACGATAGCCACTTATATTTTTGTCTCCGATGTAATTGCAATCTTTAATCCTCGTCCTTCGTAGTGGGAATATATGTACAGATAATGTCTTGGCATAATATATTCAGAAATGTTAAGACGTTCTTCATTTTTGCTTCAACTCGGGTACTTGCACTTATGTCACGAAAATTCTGATAAAACTTGCAATGAACTTCCATGTTCCATTATCATGTAATGTCTACAAATTTTGTTGCCACCTTCTTGGGTTCACCCACGATGATGTTTGCACTTTTCCGTGAAAGTGTCACTAGcatttatctttcaaaaatatttattgcagcataattttttgtatttaaatcatacattttaaataattatgggAGCAAATTAAAAGTTCGCTGCTCAAATATAAGGAGCAATACACCAAAGATATTGCTATTCACAACGTCCTATTTgcaatttatttgataaaatacttttaattgaaGCTGATTTTCACTATGTAATTTTGCAAGCAGAAACTACATTTTGTGAAAggtatttctataaaaaaaaaaaagttgcatttTTTCAggaggtgcaaatagcaacaaATTGTAAAGGCAATCTTTGGGCTAAAAAGTGCTCACAGCCCAAAaatgcatatttatttaaatgattatattttgttggtttCTATTGTTACCGTTAGCATGCAAGCTGATAATGGGGCCTCTGAAGTTCTTGTTCCGTTATTATAAAACTGAGTCCTTCACTCTCTCTCGAACCAGCTCACAGAAACAATGATCTCCTACGCCGACATGCTCAAGGGATCACATGGATGTCAACAACTTCAACTATCCTCCATTGTCAGAGATGTAAACTACAGGTGAGTGATCGAGTTCTCTATTCATAGTTGTAGATGTGTGTGTTCCGTCACTACAAGAAAAAAGGCTAATTAGTGACGGATTCAAATTCGTCGGTATTTTAATTTACCGATAGATTATGAATCCGTAGGTACAGACGGATAAATATTTAGTGACTAGTGTTCATTTTGAGCTTTCAAATGCAAACTAAACTTGTTTCCATTGCATGTCATGTATTATTATGTAGCTGTGGCTCGTGTGGTTATGAGCTGAACTTGAACTCCAGCAACCGCAacacttgttctctcattgacTCAAAGTCCATAAAGAGAGGCatcatctccttcttctccgTGGATGAGAGCAGGTTCACTCAGATCCAGCAACTTCACTGGCCTTCTTGGATGCCCTTTTTCAACTCCAAGCGCCAAAGAACCAAGCTTTTTTGCCGCAGCTGTGGGAACCACCTTGGCTATGCTTACACTTTGCCCTCTCAATCTCAATCCTGGGATGGCATCTCTGATGATTCCAGAATCTATGATATCAAACTAACCGCTTTGTTACCTTCTTTCTGCGAGGAACCAAGTCAAAAGTTAGAGGATATGGGCAAGTTTGAGACTGCATCTTCCTCCACTCTGGTGTTCT from Glycine soja cultivar W05 chromosome 8, ASM419377v2, whole genome shotgun sequence includes:
- the LOC114420940 gene encoding uncharacterized protein At4g08330, chloroplastic-like, which gives rise to MISYADMLKGSHGCQQLQLSSIVRDVNYSCGSCGYELNLNSSNRNTCSLIDSKSIKRGIISFFSVDESRFTQIQQLHWPSWMPFFNSKRQRTKLFCRSCGNHLGYAYTLPSQSQSWDGISDDSRIYDIKLTALLPSFCEEPSQKLEDMGKFETASSSTLVF